From Rhodococcus sp. B7740, one genomic window encodes:
- the tkt gene encoding transketolase, with product MSITDDIDVLTTAHHPSDWTDLDTRAVDTVRVLAADAVQKVGNGHPGTAMSLAPLAYTLFQRTMRHDPTDTHWIGRDRFVLSCGHSSLTLYLQLYLGGFGLELADIEALRTYKSKTPGHPEFRHTDGVEITTGPLGQGLASAVGMAMAARRERGLFDPEPALGESPFDHYIYVIASDGDIEEGVTSEASSLAGTQQLGNLILFYDDNKISIEHSTDIALSENTAARYEAYGWHVQVVEGGENVTAIEEAVEAAKAVTDKPSIIVLRTIIGFPAPTMMNTGAVHGAALGDEEIAKVKQALDFDPAKTFEVTDEVIGHTRKLQERGRKAHAEWTVQFDAWAAREPERKKLLDRLTQGTLPENWTDVLPTWEPGSKAVATRAASGEVLNAVGPVLPELWGGSADLAGSNNTTIKGAKSFGPTSISTDDWDAEPYGRTLHFGIREHAMGAILSGIVMHGPTRAYGGTFMQFSDYMRPAVRLASLMDIDPIYVWTHDSIGLGEDGPTHQPVEHLAALRAIPNLSVVRPGDANETAFAWQAVLAKSSSSGPVGLALTRQGIPILEGTSYEGVSKGGYILVESSKATPDVVLIGTGSELQYAVEAQKQLEAQGIAARVVSMPCVEWFESQDQNYRDQVIPPTVKARVSIEAGIAMPWWKIVGGFGEIISLEHYGESADAATLFREFGFTAEAVTAAAQRSITNVKG from the coding sequence GTGTCGATCACAGACGATATTGACGTCCTCACCACGGCGCACCACCCGAGCGACTGGACGGACCTGGACACCCGAGCGGTCGACACCGTTCGTGTTCTGGCAGCGGACGCAGTGCAGAAGGTCGGCAACGGCCACCCCGGAACCGCGATGAGCCTGGCTCCCCTCGCCTACACCCTCTTCCAGCGCACCATGCGTCACGACCCCACCGACACGCACTGGATCGGCCGCGACCGGTTCGTGCTCTCGTGCGGGCACTCGAGCCTGACTCTCTACCTGCAGCTGTACTTGGGCGGCTTCGGTCTCGAGCTCGCCGACATCGAGGCACTGCGCACCTACAAGTCGAAGACGCCCGGACACCCCGAGTTCCGCCACACCGACGGCGTCGAGATCACCACCGGCCCGCTCGGTCAGGGACTCGCCTCCGCCGTGGGCATGGCCATGGCGGCGCGGCGCGAGCGCGGTCTGTTCGATCCCGAGCCCGCACTCGGTGAGAGCCCGTTCGATCACTACATCTACGTGATCGCCTCCGACGGAGACATCGAAGAAGGCGTGACGTCCGAGGCGTCGTCGTTGGCCGGTACTCAGCAGCTCGGCAACCTGATCCTGTTCTACGACGACAACAAGATCTCCATCGAGCACTCCACCGACATCGCTCTCTCCGAGAACACGGCCGCGCGCTACGAGGCCTACGGCTGGCACGTACAGGTGGTCGAAGGCGGCGAGAACGTCACCGCGATCGAAGAAGCCGTCGAGGCTGCCAAGGCCGTCACCGACAAGCCGTCGATCATCGTGCTGCGTACCATCATCGGCTTCCCGGCCCCCACCATGATGAACACCGGCGCAGTCCACGGTGCCGCTCTGGGCGACGAGGAGATCGCGAAGGTCAAGCAGGCCCTCGATTTCGACCCGGCCAAGACGTTCGAGGTCACCGACGAGGTCATCGGCCACACCCGCAAGCTGCAGGAGCGCGGTCGCAAGGCCCACGCCGAGTGGACCGTCCAGTTCGACGCCTGGGCCGCCCGCGAGCCCGAGCGCAAGAAACTGCTGGACCGCCTCACCCAGGGCACGTTGCCCGAGAACTGGACCGACGTTCTGCCCACCTGGGAGCCCGGCAGCAAGGCCGTCGCCACGCGTGCCGCGTCCGGTGAGGTTCTCAACGCCGTCGGACCTGTTCTCCCGGAACTGTGGGGCGGCTCGGCCGACCTCGCAGGCAGCAACAACACGACGATCAAGGGTGCGAAGTCCTTCGGCCCCACGTCCATCTCCACCGACGACTGGGACGCCGAGCCGTACGGCCGCACCCTGCACTTCGGCATCCGTGAGCACGCGATGGGCGCAATTCTTTCGGGCATCGTGATGCACGGTCCGACCCGTGCATACGGCGGAACGTTCATGCAGTTCAGCGATTACATGCGGCCTGCGGTCCGGCTCGCGTCACTCATGGACATCGACCCCATCTACGTGTGGACCCACGATTCCATCGGCCTCGGTGAGGACGGCCCGACGCACCAGCCGGTCGAGCATCTCGCCGCGCTGCGGGCCATCCCCAACCTCTCGGTGGTACGCCCCGGCGACGCCAACGAAACCGCGTTCGCATGGCAGGCAGTGTTGGCCAAGTCCAGCAGCAGCGGACCCGTCGGCCTCGCGCTGACGCGTCAGGGCATCCCGATTCTCGAGGGCACCAGCTACGAGGGCGTCTCCAAGGGCGGATACATCCTCGTCGAGTCGTCCAAGGCGACCCCCGACGTCGTGCTGATCGGTACCGGTTCCGAGCTGCAGTACGCCGTGGAGGCACAGAAGCAGCTCGAGGCGCAGGGCATCGCCGCCCGCGTCGTCTCGATGCCGTGCGTCGAGTGGTTCGAGAGCCAGGATCAGAACTACCGCGACCAGGTGATCCCGCCCACCGTCAAGGCCCGGGTGTCGATCGAAGCCGGCATCGCGATGCCGTGGTGGAAGATCGTCGGCGGCTTCGGCGAGATCATCTCGCTCGAGCACTACGGCGAATCTGCCGACGCTGCAACACTTTTCCGCGAGTTCGGCTTCACGGCCGAGGCCGTCACGGCAGCTGCACAGCGCTCCATCACCAATGTGAAGGGATAA
- the tal gene encoding transaldolase: MTQNKNLAELSAAGISVWLDDLSRDRIRSGNLQDLIDTKSVVGVTTNPSIFQAALSKGEAYDDQVNKLAGEGADVETTIRTVTTDDVREACDILMPQYEASAGVDGRVSIEVDPRVAHDADKTYEQAVELWKIVDRPNLLIKIPATEDGIPAIAKVIGEGISVNVTLIFSVERYELVMNAYLDGLEKARAAGHDLDKIHSVASFFVSRVDSEIDSRLDAIGTPDAEALKGKAALANARLAYVAYQQIFEVAPRFRELVGSGARPQRPLWASTGVKSDAYPDTMYVTELVSPNTVNTMPEKTMDAVADHGEIVGDTVSGKGPESQEIFDRISALGIDITDVFLTLENEGVQKFEAAWNELLEATGEQLRQAGQKS, translated from the coding sequence ATGACCCAGAACAAGAATCTTGCAGAACTCTCCGCCGCCGGAATCTCGGTATGGCTGGACGACCTGTCCCGTGATCGCATTCGCTCGGGCAACCTCCAGGACCTCATCGACACGAAAAGTGTCGTCGGAGTGACCACCAACCCGTCGATCTTCCAGGCGGCCCTGAGCAAGGGCGAGGCGTACGACGATCAGGTGAACAAGCTCGCCGGTGAAGGTGCCGACGTCGAGACCACCATCCGCACGGTCACCACGGACGACGTTCGCGAGGCCTGCGACATCCTGATGCCTCAGTACGAGGCAAGTGCAGGCGTCGACGGCCGCGTGTCCATCGAGGTCGATCCGCGCGTGGCACACGACGCCGACAAGACGTACGAGCAGGCCGTCGAACTGTGGAAGATCGTCGACCGTCCGAATCTGCTGATCAAGATCCCGGCGACCGAGGACGGGATTCCCGCTATCGCCAAGGTGATCGGCGAGGGCATCAGCGTCAACGTCACGCTCATCTTCTCCGTCGAACGCTACGAGCTGGTGATGAACGCCTACCTCGACGGTCTGGAGAAGGCGCGTGCGGCCGGCCACGACCTCGACAAGATCCACTCGGTCGCGTCGTTCTTCGTCTCCCGCGTCGACAGCGAGATCGATTCCCGTCTCGATGCGATCGGTACCCCCGATGCCGAGGCACTCAAGGGCAAGGCCGCTCTGGCCAACGCTCGTCTGGCGTACGTGGCGTACCAGCAGATCTTCGAGGTGGCCCCTCGGTTCCGCGAGCTCGTCGGCAGCGGCGCACGCCCGCAGCGTCCGTTGTGGGCGTCGACCGGCGTGAAGTCCGACGCCTACCCCGACACCATGTACGTCACCGAGCTCGTCTCACCGAACACGGTGAACACGATGCCGGAGAAGACCATGGACGCGGTTGCCGATCACGGCGAGATCGTCGGCGACACCGTCTCGGGCAAGGGACCGGAATCGCAGGAGATCTTCGACCGCATCTCGGCACTCGGGATCGACATCACCGACGTCTTCCTGACGTTGGAGAACGAAGGCGTCCAGAAGTTCGAGGCGGCCTGGAACGAGTTGCTCGAAGCCACCGGCGAGCAGCTTCGCCAAGCAGGTCAGAAGAGCTGA
- the sufB gene encoding Fe-S cluster assembly protein SufB, with the protein MTVTPDQVTPTAPLTQDETIASLGTYGYGWADSDVAGESAKRGLSEAVVRDISQKKSEPEWMLEARLKALKTFERKPMPNWGSDLDGIDFDNIKYFVRSSEKQAATWEDLPEDIKNTYDKLGIPEAEKQRLVSGVAAQYESEVVYHSIREDLEAQGVLFLDTDTALKEQPELFREYFGTVIPAGDNKFSALNTAVWSGGSFIYIPPGVHVDIPLQAYFRINTENMGQFERTLIIVDEGAYVHYVEGCTAPIYKSDSLHSAVVEIIVKKGGRCRYTTIQNWSNNVYNLVTKRAKAEAGATMEWVDGNIGSKVTMKYPAVWMTGEYAKGEVLSVAFAGPDQHQDTGSKMLHLAPHTSSNIVSKSVARGGGRTSYRGLIQINKGAHGSRSTVKCDALLVDTISRSDTYPYVDIREDDVSMGHEATVSKVSDDQLFYLMSRGMTEDEAMAMVVRGFVEPIARELPMEYALELNRLIELQMEGSVG; encoded by the coding sequence ATGACCGTCACACCAGACCAGGTGACACCCACCGCGCCGCTGACCCAGGACGAGACCATCGCCTCGCTCGGCACCTACGGATACGGCTGGGCCGACTCGGACGTAGCCGGTGAAAGCGCCAAGCGCGGTCTCTCCGAGGCCGTCGTCCGCGACATCTCGCAGAAGAAGAGCGAGCCCGAGTGGATGCTCGAGGCGCGCCTCAAGGCGCTCAAGACGTTCGAGCGCAAGCCGATGCCGAACTGGGGTTCCGACCTCGACGGCATCGATTTCGACAACATCAAGTACTTCGTGCGGTCCAGCGAGAAGCAGGCTGCAACGTGGGAAGACCTGCCCGAGGACATCAAGAACACGTACGACAAGCTCGGCATCCCCGAGGCGGAGAAGCAGCGCCTCGTCTCCGGCGTCGCCGCCCAGTACGAGTCCGAGGTCGTCTACCACTCGATCCGTGAGGACCTCGAGGCTCAGGGAGTGTTGTTCCTCGACACCGACACCGCCCTCAAGGAGCAGCCGGAGCTGTTCCGCGAGTACTTCGGAACCGTCATCCCCGCAGGCGACAACAAGTTCTCCGCACTGAACACCGCGGTGTGGTCCGGTGGATCGTTCATCTACATCCCGCCGGGCGTCCACGTGGACATCCCGCTGCAGGCCTACTTCCGGATCAACACCGAGAACATGGGTCAGTTCGAGCGAACGCTGATCATCGTCGACGAGGGTGCCTACGTGCACTACGTCGAGGGTTGCACCGCGCCGATCTACAAGTCGGATTCGCTGCACTCCGCCGTGGTGGAGATCATCGTCAAGAAGGGTGGTCGTTGCCGCTACACGACCATCCAGAACTGGTCGAACAACGTCTACAACCTCGTCACCAAGCGCGCCAAGGCCGAGGCAGGCGCGACGATGGAGTGGGTCGACGGCAACATCGGCTCCAAGGTCACCATGAAGTACCCGGCCGTCTGGATGACCGGTGAGTACGCCAAGGGCGAGGTTCTCTCGGTCGCGTTCGCAGGCCCGGACCAGCACCAGGACACCGGCTCGAAGATGTTGCACCTGGCACCGCACACATCGTCGAACATCGTCAGCAAGTCCGTCGCTCGCGGCGGCGGCCGGACGTCGTACCGCGGTCTGATCCAGATCAACAAGGGTGCGCACGGTTCGCGTTCGACGGTCAAGTGCGACGCGTTGCTCGTCGACACGATCAGTCGTTCCGACACGTACCCGTACGTCGACATCCGCGAGGACGACGTCTCGATGGGCCACGAGGCCACCGTCTCGAAGGTCAGCGACGATCAGTTGTTCTACCTGATGAGCCGCGGCATGACCGAGGACGAGGCGATGGCGATGGTCGTGCGCGGCTTCGTCGAGCCGATCGCTCGCGAACTGCCGATGGAATACGCGCTCGAGCTCAACCGGCTCATCGAGCTGCAGATGGAAGGGTCGGTCGGATAA
- a CDS encoding ABC transporter permease, with amino-acid sequence MRREARLADNRFETGLFAPRPQPASAARMLLAQTRLELKLLLRNGEQLLLTMFIPITLLIGLTLLPFGELGADRVARVVPAVMMVAIMSTAFTGQAIAVGFDRRYGALKRLGATPLPRWGIIGGKSAAVVIVVILQSILLGSIGVALGWRPSATGLLLGAVIIALGTVTFASMGLLLGGTLRAEIVLALANIAWFVMLGIGSAVFVDDQIPQGLQNVARIVPSGALGEALSRGVSSSFDIFGVVVLLVWAAVCGTLAVRTFKFT; translated from the coding sequence GTGCGCAGAGAAGCCCGGCTCGCCGACAACCGATTCGAGACAGGCCTGTTCGCGCCTCGCCCGCAGCCCGCCTCGGCTGCGCGGATGCTGCTCGCACAGACCCGCCTCGAACTGAAGTTGTTGCTGCGCAACGGTGAACAGTTGCTGCTGACGATGTTCATCCCGATCACCCTGCTGATCGGATTGACCCTGCTGCCCTTCGGCGAACTCGGTGCCGACCGAGTGGCCCGCGTCGTCCCGGCCGTGATGATGGTGGCCATCATGTCGACGGCGTTCACCGGCCAGGCGATCGCTGTCGGCTTCGATCGCCGCTACGGCGCGCTCAAGAGACTCGGGGCGACACCCCTTCCGCGGTGGGGCATCATCGGCGGCAAATCCGCCGCCGTGGTGATCGTGGTGATTCTGCAATCGATTCTGCTCGGCTCGATCGGCGTCGCTCTCGGATGGCGCCCGAGCGCGACGGGTCTGTTGCTCGGGGCCGTCATCATCGCTCTGGGAACCGTCACCTTCGCGTCGATGGGACTGCTGCTCGGCGGCACCCTGCGCGCCGAGATCGTGTTGGCGCTGGCGAACATCGCCTGGTTCGTGATGCTCGGCATCGGCAGCGCGGTGTTCGTGGACGACCAGATCCCCCAGGGACTGCAGAACGTCGCACGCATCGTGCCGTCCGGCGCGCTCGGTGAGGCACTGAGCAGAGGTGTGTCCTCGTCCTTCGACATCTTCGGTGTGGTCGTACTGCTGGTGTGGGCTGCGGTGTGCGGCACCCTCGCGGTACGCACGTTCAAGTTCACCTGA
- a CDS encoding COX15/CtaA family protein, translated as MLYRAFLRVVDILPVPSLRVQRVLAFIAILTQGGIAVTGAVVRVTGSGLGCPTWPQCFPGSFTPVGVSEVPVLHQAVEFGNRLLTFVVVLAAAAVVIAVTRARRRREVLFFAWLMPLGTVVQAVIGGFTVLTGLLWWTVAVHLVVSMAMVWLATLLYAKVGESDAPTESTPTVPGALRALTGLSGIALTGVLIAGTMVTGAGPHAGDKSIEEPVPRLGIEIVTLVHAHSQFLVGYLALLVGLAFALYAVRAPKAVTFRLNVLIGLVLAQSLIGLVQYFTGVPAVLVAFHVAGAGACTAATAAVWAACRTRGPVATETVETTEDVAVRS; from the coding sequence GTGCTGTACAGAGCGTTCTTGCGCGTCGTCGATATCCTGCCCGTGCCCTCGCTTCGAGTGCAGCGGGTGCTGGCATTCATCGCGATCCTGACGCAGGGTGGCATCGCTGTCACCGGTGCCGTCGTTCGTGTCACCGGTTCCGGACTCGGGTGCCCCACGTGGCCGCAGTGCTTTCCCGGTAGCTTCACTCCCGTCGGGGTGTCCGAGGTCCCCGTTCTGCACCAGGCCGTGGAGTTCGGCAACCGTCTGCTCACGTTCGTGGTCGTTCTCGCGGCCGCCGCGGTCGTCATCGCCGTCACCAGGGCACGGCGGCGTCGGGAAGTGCTGTTCTTCGCGTGGCTGATGCCGCTCGGTACCGTCGTACAGGCCGTGATCGGCGGATTCACGGTGCTGACCGGACTGCTGTGGTGGACGGTAGCCGTTCACCTCGTCGTCTCGATGGCCATGGTGTGGCTGGCCACGTTGCTGTACGCCAAGGTCGGCGAGAGCGATGCGCCGACCGAGTCCACGCCGACGGTGCCGGGTGCTCTGCGAGCGCTGACGGGGCTGTCCGGGATCGCTCTGACGGGCGTGCTGATCGCGGGCACCATGGTGACCGGAGCCGGCCCGCACGCGGGCGACAAGAGCATCGAGGAACCGGTACCGCGTCTCGGTATCGAGATCGTGACGCTGGTGCACGCACACTCTCAGTTCCTGGTCGGCTACCTGGCCCTGCTCGTCGGATTGGCATTCGCGCTGTATGCGGTTCGTGCGCCGAAGGCGGTCACGTTCCGACTCAACGTCCTGATCGGCCTGGTGCTGGCGCAGTCTCTTATCGGACTGGTGCAGTACTTCACCGGGGTTCCGGCCGTGCTCGTCGCCTTCCACGTGGCCGGTGCGGGCGCATGTACCGCCGCCACCGCTGCAGTCTGGGCGGCCTGCCGCACTCGCGGCCCGGTGGCGACCGAGACGGTCGAGACCACCGAGGACGTCGCAGTTCGCTCGTGA
- a CDS encoding heme o synthase, producing MRIGQQPGGHGFAGGPGFGADETGEPTQAAPATSAPRRAFALFLAYVALTKPRVIELLLVTTIPAMLLADRGNVDPWLILTTLFGGMLAAASANTLNMVVDADIDKVMKRTEKRPLARGAMPVSHALIFGLVLGVFSFFWLWATTNLLSGVLAVVTICFYIFVYTLVLKRRTSQNVVWGGAAGCMPVMIGWSAVTGTIGWQALVMFLVIFLWTPPHTWALMLRYKEDYQAANVPMLPAVASETKVTKHIVLYAWATVAATLALAPGSGIVYAAVAVASGVWFLVVAHRLYAGVRAGTPVKPLKLFILSNEYLALVFCGLAVDSVLGWQTLAQLLS from the coding sequence GTGCGAATTGGGCAGCAGCCGGGCGGACACGGTTTCGCCGGCGGCCCCGGATTCGGAGCAGACGAGACAGGTGAGCCGACGCAGGCCGCGCCGGCGACGTCCGCCCCACGTAGAGCATTCGCACTCTTTCTTGCGTATGTCGCGCTCACGAAGCCCCGGGTCATCGAACTCCTTCTCGTCACGACCATTCCGGCGATGTTGCTGGCCGACCGGGGAAACGTCGATCCGTGGCTGATCCTCACCACCCTCTTCGGCGGAATGCTGGCCGCGGCCAGTGCCAACACGCTGAACATGGTGGTCGACGCAGACATCGACAAGGTGATGAAGCGCACCGAGAAGCGCCCGCTCGCCCGCGGTGCCATGCCCGTCTCGCACGCGCTGATCTTCGGGCTCGTACTCGGTGTGTTCTCGTTCTTCTGGCTGTGGGCCACCACGAATCTGCTCAGCGGTGTGCTCGCCGTCGTCACCATCTGCTTCTACATTTTCGTCTACACGCTGGTGCTCAAGCGGCGCACCTCGCAGAACGTGGTGTGGGGTGGCGCGGCCGGTTGCATGCCGGTGATGATCGGCTGGTCCGCTGTGACCGGCACGATCGGGTGGCAAGCGCTGGTGATGTTCCTGGTCATCTTCCTGTGGACGCCGCCGCACACCTGGGCGCTCATGCTCCGCTACAAGGAGGACTACCAGGCGGCCAACGTACCGATGCTGCCTGCGGTCGCGTCGGAGACGAAGGTCACCAAGCACATCGTGTTGTATGCGTGGGCCACCGTTGCCGCAACACTTGCGTTGGCACCGGGCTCGGGCATCGTCTACGCGGCCGTCGCCGTGGCGTCGGGAGTGTGGTTTCTCGTCGTCGCACACCGCCTGTACGCAGGCGTGCGAGCGGGAACTCCGGTCAAGCCACTGAAGCTGTTCATCCTCTCCAACGAATACCTGGCACTGGTGTTCTGCGGCCTGGCCGTCGACTCGGTCCTCGGCTGGCAGACGCTCGCCCAGCTTCTCTCCTGA
- the mptB gene encoding polyprenol phosphomannose-dependent alpha 1,6 mannosyltransferase MptB, which translates to MVPARRVIGLEPTPPGGAVATLHGDEQEAPGLNPSETNQLRNIRRFGAAGALLMAIGALGAGAQPVLQNPIAGVRLLSLPSRMATTALTVTMTGTVIVVLAWLLLGRFALGRTRSGTTPRRLTRSQMDRTLLLWILPLSVAPPMFSRDVYSYLAQSEITARGLDPYEVGPVDALGADNVLTRTVPNIWRETPAPYGPLFLWMGRGITYLTGENIVAGIFLHRLLALAGVALIVWSLPRLARRCGVASVTALWLGAANPLVLFHLVAGIHNEALMIGLMLAGTELALRAIEHSGALRGTDIAFLVGGAGLIALSSAIKIPSLIALGFVGMALSRRWGGTLRSVIHAALLLGSIAIAVQVAVSLGSGLGFGWINTLGTAGVVRSWMSIPTILGLGTGFVGVLLGLGDHTTAVLGLTRPIAAVVAGIIVVRMLIAVLRGRLHPVGALGVALGAVVLLFPVVQPWYLLWAVIPLAAWATTPSFRRPAIAFSSLVSVILMPNGSEYQPFQIVQAAVVTILTIAVLYLLTRNRMPWPIRTGPPERDRSSDEYAESS; encoded by the coding sequence GTGGTCCCCGCCCGTCGAGTCATCGGTCTGGAACCGACGCCTCCCGGCGGGGCGGTCGCCACCCTGCACGGAGACGAGCAGGAGGCACCGGGGCTGAACCCCTCGGAGACGAACCAACTCAGGAACATCCGTCGTTTCGGTGCCGCGGGTGCGCTGCTGATGGCGATCGGTGCCCTCGGCGCGGGCGCGCAGCCGGTGCTGCAGAACCCGATCGCGGGTGTCCGACTGCTGAGCTTGCCGTCCCGAATGGCGACCACCGCACTGACCGTCACGATGACCGGAACCGTCATCGTGGTGCTCGCGTGGTTGCTGTTGGGAAGATTTGCGTTGGGACGAACGCGATCGGGAACCACTCCGCGTCGACTCACTCGTTCCCAGATGGACCGCACGCTGCTGCTGTGGATCCTGCCGTTGTCCGTGGCACCGCCCATGTTCTCGCGTGACGTCTATTCCTACCTGGCACAGAGCGAGATCACCGCGCGCGGACTCGACCCCTACGAGGTCGGTCCGGTCGACGCGCTCGGGGCCGACAACGTACTGACCCGAACGGTTCCGAACATCTGGCGGGAGACCCCGGCACCCTACGGTCCGCTGTTCCTGTGGATGGGCCGTGGAATCACGTACCTGACCGGCGAGAACATCGTCGCCGGCATTTTCCTCCATCGCCTGCTCGCTCTGGCGGGAGTAGCGCTGATCGTCTGGTCGCTGCCACGTCTGGCTCGGCGCTGCGGGGTCGCGTCGGTCACGGCACTGTGGCTCGGCGCCGCGAACCCGTTGGTGCTGTTCCACCTGGTGGCCGGTATCCACAACGAAGCCCTGATGATCGGGCTCATGCTGGCGGGTACCGAACTGGCACTTCGCGCGATCGAGCACTCCGGAGCGCTACGCGGTACCGACATCGCGTTCCTCGTCGGCGGAGCAGGCCTGATCGCACTGTCGTCCGCGATCAAGATTCCCTCGCTCATCGCGCTCGGCTTCGTGGGAATGGCGCTGTCGAGGCGGTGGGGCGGGACCCTGCGATCCGTGATCCACGCGGCGCTCCTGCTCGGCTCGATCGCCATCGCGGTCCAGGTGGCGGTGAGCCTGGGCAGCGGTCTCGGCTTCGGCTGGATCAACACTCTGGGAACTGCCGGCGTGGTGCGCAGCTGGATGTCGATCCCCACGATCCTCGGTCTCGGCACCGGATTCGTCGGTGTGCTCCTGGGCCTCGGCGACCACACCACCGCTGTGTTGGGTCTCACTCGCCCGATCGCAGCCGTCGTCGCGGGAATCATCGTCGTCCGCATGCTCATCGCCGTCCTGCGTGGCCGCCTGCATCCGGTCGGCGCACTCGGCGTCGCACTCGGAGCCGTCGTCCTGCTGTTCCCGGTGGTGCAACCCTGGTACCTGCTGTGGGCGGTCATCCCGCTGGCGGCGTGGGCCACGACTCCCTCGTTCAGGCGTCCGGCCATCGCCTTCTCGTCGTTGGTGAGCGTGATCCTCATGCCGAACGGCAGTGAGTACCAACCGTTCCAGATCGTGCAGGCCGCCGTCGTGACCATCCTGACGATCGCGGTGCTCTACCTGTTGACCCGAAACCGGATGCCGTGGCCCATCCGCACCGGACCACCGGAACGCGACCGCAGCAGCGACGAATACGCTGAGTCCTCGTGA
- a CDS encoding quinone oxidoreductase family protein, translated as MRAIRIDNTGGPEVMNVVDIPIPAPGPAQLLVRIEAVGINYIDTYFRRGLYPRALPYVPGDEGSGVIEQVGTDVTDFAPGQRVAWAAAPGSYAEYVLVDASSAIAVPEGVPADQAASALLQGMTAHYLIESTYPAQQGDTVLVHAGAGGVGLLLTQMAVAKGVNVITTVSTDAKAERSTQAGAAHVLRYEEDIAARVREITDGEGVHAVYDGVGADTFEASLASLRIRGTLALFGAASGPVPPLDPQRLNGAGSLFLTRPTLAHHIRDRAELEWRAGDVFGAISRGALTVEVGARYALEDAAQAHIDLESRRTTGSIVLVP; from the coding sequence ATGCGTGCCATTCGAATAGACAACACCGGCGGACCCGAGGTCATGAACGTCGTCGACATTCCGATACCGGCGCCGGGACCGGCTCAACTACTGGTCCGGATCGAGGCCGTCGGCATCAACTACATCGACACGTACTTCCGACGCGGTCTGTATCCACGCGCGCTGCCGTACGTTCCCGGCGACGAGGGATCCGGGGTGATCGAACAGGTCGGAACGGACGTCACCGACTTCGCACCGGGACAGCGCGTCGCCTGGGCCGCAGCGCCGGGCAGCTACGCGGAATACGTACTGGTCGACGCCTCGTCGGCCATCGCGGTTCCCGAGGGCGTTCCTGCCGATCAGGCCGCCTCGGCATTGCTGCAGGGTATGACGGCGCACTACCTGATCGAATCCACCTACCCGGCCCAGCAGGGTGACACCGTCCTCGTGCACGCCGGCGCAGGTGGCGTCGGACTGTTGCTGACGCAGATGGCGGTGGCGAAGGGAGTGAACGTCATCACCACGGTCTCCACGGATGCGAAGGCCGAGCGGTCCACGCAGGCCGGTGCCGCCCACGTGTTGCGCTACGAAGAGGACATCGCTGCTCGCGTGCGCGAGATCACCGACGGCGAGGGTGTCCATGCGGTGTACGACGGCGTCGGTGCCGACACTTTCGAGGCAAGTCTGGCGTCGCTACGGATCAGAGGGACGTTGGCCCTGTTCGGAGCGGCGAGCGGTCCGGTCCCGCCCCTGGACCCGCAGAGGTTGAACGGCGCAGGATCGCTGTTCCTCACCAGGCCGACACTCGCCCACCACATACGGGACCGGGCCGAGCTCGAGTGGCGGGCCGGAGATGTGTTCGGGGCGATATCGCGTGGCGCGCTCACGGTCGAGGTCGGCGCTCGATACGCGCTGGAGGACGCCGCGCAGGCCCACATCGATCTGGAGTCACGCCGAACGACGGGATCGATCGTGCTCGTTCCCTGA
- a CDS encoding helix-turn-helix transcriptional regulator yields the protein MRPTSAPEGQTRSAVVTLLLEEGPITASDIGTRLGLSAAGVRRHLDALIDAGEARITTPAGARQRGRGRPAKHFQLTAAGRNRLGHTYDDLAGAAMRQLRKIGGDAAIETFARQRVNTIVADVEPATGSDAHAVEDAADRIADAFSAAGFSATTRQVGNGVQICQHHCPVSHVASEFPELCEAEQTAFAEILGTHVQRLATIANGNCACTTHVPLSPTRYSNTDSSDKKTPDAQPRVGERPRLRKEPA from the coding sequence GTGCGACCCACGTCGGCCCCCGAGGGGCAGACGCGGAGCGCTGTGGTCACTCTACTGCTGGAAGAGGGCCCCATCACCGCCTCCGACATCGGTACTCGGCTGGGGTTGAGCGCTGCGGGTGTCCGACGTCACCTGGACGCACTCATCGACGCGGGCGAGGCCCGCATCACCACCCCCGCAGGTGCTCGGCAACGTGGCCGGGGCCGACCGGCCAAGCATTTCCAGCTCACCGCAGCCGGGCGCAACCGTCTCGGCCACACCTACGACGATCTTGCCGGTGCCGCCATGCGGCAGCTGCGCAAGATCGGGGGAGACGCGGCAATCGAGACATTCGCTCGGCAACGCGTCAACACCATCGTGGCCGACGTGGAGCCTGCGACGGGATCCGATGCCCATGCCGTGGAGGACGCCGCCGACCGAATCGCCGACGCGTTCAGCGCGGCCGGATTCTCGGCCACCACCCGTCAGGTGGGCAACGGTGTGCAGATCTGCCAGCACCACTGCCCGGTGTCGCACGTCGCCTCCGAGTTTCCGGAGCTGTGCGAGGCCGAGCAGACCGCGTTCGCCGAGATCCTCGGCACGCACGTGCAGCGTTTGGCGACCATCGCCAACGGTAATTGCGCGTGTACGACGCACGTACCGCTGTCACCGACGCGGTACTCGAACACTGATAGTTCCGACAAGAAGACTCCCGACGCGCAGCCCCGTGTCGGAGAACGCCCACGCCTCCGGAAGGAGCCCGCATGA